In the genome of Pseudomonas sp. HS6, one region contains:
- a CDS encoding dual specificity protein phosphatase family protein, whose translation MSLKRFSSAICFSLFALLGSITAHAADAPVSRPPEWAQPVEVKYNFFQMSPTLYRSALPDSGAVPLLQSLKVGTVINFLPEADSSWLNAPGINQVQLPYRTNHVDDSDVLKTLRAIQTAETNGPVLMHCKHGSDRTGLMAAMYRIVVQGWSKEDALNEMTQGGFGESGHFKDGVRYVMQADVEKLRTALANGDCSTSAFATCSMKSWFQTVNLK comes from the coding sequence ATGTCCTTGAAGCGTTTTTCCTCCGCAATCTGTTTCTCGCTGTTTGCCCTGCTCGGCTCGATCACGGCCCATGCCGCAGATGCGCCGGTTTCTCGTCCTCCGGAATGGGCGCAACCGGTCGAAGTGAAATACAACTTCTTTCAGATGTCGCCCACGCTTTATCGCAGTGCGCTGCCGGATTCCGGTGCCGTGCCGTTGCTGCAAAGCCTGAAAGTGGGCACGGTCATCAACTTTCTGCCAGAAGCGGATTCGAGTTGGCTGAACGCCCCCGGCATCAATCAGGTGCAACTGCCGTATCGCACCAATCACGTCGATGACAGCGACGTGCTGAAGACCTTGCGCGCGATTCAGACCGCCGAAACCAACGGCCCGGTGTTGATGCATTGCAAGCATGGCTCCGACCGCACCGGCCTGATGGCCGCGATGTACCGCATCGTGGTGCAAGGCTGGAGCAAGGAAGACGCCCTGAATGAAATGACCCAGGGTGGTTTCGGTGAAAGCGGTCACTTCAAGGACGGCGTTCGCTACGTCATGCAGGCTGATGTCGAAAAACTGCGTACGGCGCTGGCCAATGGTGATTGCAGCACCAGTGCGTTCGCTACTTGCTCGATGAAGAGTTGGTTCCAGACCGTCAATCTGAAGTAA
- a CDS encoding M3 family metallopeptidase, whose protein sequence is MSDPNPLLQRWTLPPWPDIRAEHLLPAINSIIADNRQIIAQVIASQIEHPGWDDLVLSIDEADARLGEASSILETLSTVRSDDAAWLVESAKAHLAINQYRSEKSRNRPLYEAYQRLAQSSIAASFDESRKIALTRILRKFRRSGIELATAQQQELARLNREIGGLEYVFLDNLERWAGTWSKRVDDAALLAGLSPALKERLALNAHEAGHDGWLIRLDQNTCNHILKYADNRALREECCVAYMTRASDQGPLAGRFDNGPVLTALLALRQQKAHLLGHENAAQLSLAKNMTGTTAWVSGFLQRQVVQLAPALDQDAKQLAAFALKRGIDRIQPWDEDFLAEQWRQQQFPGVLDNLRDYFPLEGTLRRLCLFCERMFGIRIVERIGGRHWHDDVRLLEISEYEQVIGYIYLNPFHRDNAADFPGASTLRNRRINAEGRPALPIAMLSSNFTPPTDTHPCQLDLDDLRVLFHEFGHCLQHVLTRSPHHTLSGILQLRHESAEFSGQLFEQWCQSREFVLWLGAHFQTGERLSASRVDAALTASQAHASRQKALLLMGAIIDFELHLTHGDGRSVEAVCADVQRTMAHLQLPDGHRFANGFDYMVTQYDASVYAYIWSGVLAQEAFKRFSRDWVFNAQTGRALRETFFAPGAGRPLLEAVKAFVGRPVGEILHADPPTFFAE, encoded by the coding sequence ATGTCCGACCCTAATCCCCTCCTGCAACGCTGGACCCTGCCGCCCTGGCCGGATATTCGCGCCGAGCATCTGCTGCCGGCGATCAACAGCATCATTGCCGACAACCGACAAATCATTGCGCAAGTGATCGCCAGTCAGATCGAGCACCCCGGCTGGGATGATCTGGTGCTGAGCATCGACGAAGCGGATGCCCGTCTCGGTGAGGCCAGCTCGATTCTTGAAACGTTGTCGACGGTCAGGTCCGACGATGCCGCCTGGCTCGTAGAAAGCGCCAAGGCGCATCTGGCGATCAATCAGTATCGATCCGAAAAGTCCCGCAACCGCCCGTTGTACGAGGCCTACCAGCGGCTGGCGCAGAGTTCGATCGCGGCCAGTTTCGACGAGTCGCGCAAAATTGCCCTGACGCGGATATTGCGCAAATTCAGGCGGTCAGGCATTGAGCTAGCCACCGCGCAGCAACAGGAACTGGCGCGGTTGAACCGCGAGATCGGTGGGTTGGAATACGTATTTCTGGACAACCTGGAGCGCTGGGCCGGGACATGGAGCAAACGGGTCGACGATGCGGCACTGCTCGCCGGCCTGTCCCCCGCTCTGAAGGAGCGTCTCGCGTTGAACGCACACGAGGCCGGCCATGACGGCTGGCTGATCCGCCTGGATCAGAACACCTGCAATCACATCCTCAAATACGCCGATAACCGCGCGCTGCGGGAGGAGTGCTGCGTTGCCTACATGACCCGAGCCTCCGATCAAGGTCCACTGGCCGGCCGCTTCGATAACGGCCCGGTGCTGACGGCGTTGCTTGCCTTGCGCCAACAGAAAGCGCATTTACTCGGCCACGAAAACGCCGCGCAACTGAGTCTGGCAAAAAACATGACCGGGACAACAGCCTGGGTCAGTGGTTTTCTCCAGCGCCAGGTTGTGCAGTTGGCGCCTGCTCTCGATCAGGACGCCAAGCAACTGGCCGCCTTTGCGCTGAAACGCGGAATCGACCGGATTCAGCCCTGGGATGAAGACTTTCTCGCCGAACAATGGCGCCAGCAGCAGTTTCCCGGTGTGCTGGACAACCTGCGAGATTACTTCCCGCTGGAGGGCACCCTGCGCCGGCTCTGCCTGTTCTGTGAACGCATGTTCGGGATCCGTATCGTCGAGCGAATCGGCGGCAGGCACTGGCATGACGATGTGAGGTTGCTGGAAATCAGCGAATACGAGCAGGTCATCGGCTACATCTACCTCAACCCGTTTCACCGCGACAACGCCGCGGACTTCCCCGGCGCCTCCACGCTACGCAACCGCCGGATCAATGCCGAAGGTCGCCCGGCACTGCCGATTGCCATGCTCTCCAGCAACTTCACACCGCCCACGGACACCCATCCGTGTCAGCTCGATCTCGACGACCTGCGAGTACTTTTTCATGAATTTGGCCACTGCCTTCAGCACGTACTGACGCGTTCACCTCATCACACCCTGTCCGGCATCCTGCAACTGCGCCATGAGTCCGCGGAGTTTTCCGGTCAGTTGTTCGAGCAGTGGTGTCAGTCGCGGGAGTTTGTGCTGTGGCTCGGCGCGCATTTCCAGACTGGTGAACGCCTGAGCGCCTCACGGGTCGACGCCGCCCTGACAGCCAGCCAGGCCCACGCCAGCCGGCAAAAAGCATTGCTGCTGATGGGCGCGATCATCGATTTCGAGCTGCACCTGACCCACGGCGATGGGCGCTCTGTCGAAGCGGTTTGCGCCGACGTGCAGAGGACAATGGCTCACCTGCAACTACCGGACGGTCACCGGTTCGCCAATGGTTTCGATTACATGGTGACCCAGTATGACGCGTCGGTTTACGCCTATATCTGGTCGGGAGTGCTGGCTCAAGAGGCGTTCAAGCGTTTCAGCCGTGACTGGGTGTTCAACGCGCAAACCGGCCGGGCATTGCGCGAAACGTTCTTTGCACCCGGGGCCGGGCGCCCCTTGCTGGAAGCGGTGAAAGCGTTCGTCGGCCGGCCAGTCGGTGAAATTCTTCACGCCGACCCGCCGACCTTCTTTGCGGAGTGA
- a CDS encoding YheV family putative zinc ribbon protein, which produces MSEAPVKTKKRFIAGAVCPACSEPDKLMMWSEDDVPHRECVACGYSDTLNAQGLSVPKELGTRVNTSALKPAPDKTVQAVQFFPNPKLKKKPDEQH; this is translated from the coding sequence ATGAGTGAGGCACCTGTGAAGACCAAAAAACGCTTTATCGCCGGGGCCGTCTGCCCGGCGTGCAGCGAGCCGGACAAGCTGATGATGTGGAGCGAGGACGACGTTCCGCACCGCGAATGTGTGGCGTGCGGCTACAGCGATACGCTGAATGCTCAAGGGCTGTCGGTTCCAAAAGAGCTGGGCACGCGGGTCAATACCAGCGCGCTCAAGCCGGCCCCGGACAAAACGGTTCAGGCGGTGCAGTTCTTCCCGAATCCGAAGCTGAAGAAAAAGCCCGACGAGCAACACTGA
- the prlC gene encoding oligopeptidase A: MFLPAKVPTVSVNNPLLQSYDLPPFSAIRAEHVQPAIETILADNRAAIAEILKTQGQNPTWAGLVLAMDELNDRLGAAWSPVSHLNAVCNSAELREAYESCLLALSAYSTEMGQNRELFQAYEALANSPEAAGFDVAQKTILEHALRDFRLSGIDLPEAEQKRYAEVQSKLSELGSRFSNQLLDATQAWTKHLTDEVALAGLTDSAKAQMAAAAQSKGLDGWLITLEFPSYYAVMTYAQDRALREEVYAAYCTRASDQGPNAGQNDNGPVMGEILDLRQELAKLLGFSSFSELSLATKMAESSDQVLSFLRDLAKRSKPFAAQDLQQLKAYAAEQGCADLQSWDSGFYGEKLREQRYSVAQETLRAYFPIDKVLGGLFAIVQRLYGIEIAELKGFDTWHPDVRLFEIKENGQHVGRFFFDLYARANKRGGAWMDGARDRRRTIDGVLQSPVANLVCNFTPADSGKPALLTHDEVTTLFHEFGHGLHHLLTRVEHAGVSGINGVAWDAVELPSQFMENWCWEPEGLALISGHYESGEPLPQDLLEKMLAAKNFQSGLMMVRQLEFSLFDFELHATHGDGRSVAQVLEGVRNEVSVMRPPAYNRFPNSFAHIFAGGYAAGYYSYKWAEVLSADAFSKFEEDGVLNADTGRAFREAILARGGSQEPMVLFVDFRGREPSIDALLRHSGLSEDAAA; this comes from the coding sequence ATGTTTCTTCCAGCCAAGGTGCCAACCGTGAGCGTGAACAACCCTCTTCTGCAGTCCTACGACCTGCCGCCGTTCTCCGCGATCCGTGCCGAACACGTGCAGCCGGCCATCGAAACCATCCTGGCCGACAACCGCGCCGCCATCGCCGAGATCCTCAAGACTCAGGGCCAGAACCCGACCTGGGCCGGGCTGGTGCTGGCGATGGACGAACTCAATGATCGCCTGGGCGCTGCCTGGAGCCCGGTCAGCCACCTCAATGCCGTGTGCAACAGCGCCGAACTGCGTGAAGCCTACGAGTCGTGCCTGCTGGCCCTGAGCGCCTATTCCACCGAGATGGGCCAGAACCGCGAGCTGTTCCAGGCTTATGAAGCCCTGGCCAACAGCCCGGAAGCCGCCGGTTTCGACGTGGCGCAAAAAACCATTCTGGAACACGCCCTGCGCGATTTCCGCCTGTCAGGTATCGACCTGCCGGAAGCCGAACAGAAGCGCTACGCCGAAGTACAGAGCAAGCTGTCCGAGCTGGGCAGCCGCTTCTCCAACCAGTTGCTCGACGCCACACAGGCCTGGACCAAGCACCTGACCGACGAGGTCGCCCTCGCCGGGCTGACCGATTCGGCCAAGGCGCAAATGGCTGCTGCCGCACAGTCCAAAGGCCTCGACGGCTGGCTGATCACCCTGGAATTCCCGAGCTACTACGCGGTGATGACCTACGCCCAGGACCGTGCGCTGCGCGAAGAAGTCTACGCCGCCTACTGCACCCGTGCGTCGGATCAAGGCCCGAACGCCGGCCAGAACGACAACGGCCCGGTCATGGGCGAAATCCTCGACCTGCGTCAGGAGCTGGCAAAACTGCTCGGTTTCTCCAGCTTCTCCGAGCTGAGCCTGGCGACCAAAATGGCCGAGTCCAGCGATCAGGTGCTGAGCTTCCTGCGCGATCTGGCCAAGCGCAGCAAACCGTTTGCCGCCCAGGATCTGCAACAGCTCAAGGCCTACGCCGCCGAGCAAGGCTGTGCCGATCTGCAAAGCTGGGACAGCGGTTTCTACGGTGAAAAACTCCGTGAACAACGCTACAGCGTCGCCCAGGAAACCCTGCGCGCCTATTTCCCGATCGACAAAGTGCTGGGCGGCCTGTTCGCCATCGTTCAGCGTCTGTACGGCATCGAAATCGCCGAACTGAAAGGCTTCGACACCTGGCATCCAGACGTGCGCCTGTTCGAGATCAAGGAAAACGGCCAGCACGTCGGCCGCTTCTTCTTCGACCTCTACGCCCGCGCCAACAAGCGCGGCGGTGCCTGGATGGACGGCGCCCGCGACCGTCGCCGCACCATCGATGGCGTGCTGCAAAGCCCGGTGGCCAACCTCGTGTGCAACTTCACCCCGGCCGACAGCGGCAAGCCTGCGCTGCTGACCCACGATGAAGTGACCACCCTGTTCCACGAATTCGGTCACGGCCTGCATCACCTGCTGACCCGCGTCGAGCATGCCGGCGTATCGGGCATCAACGGCGTGGCGTGGGACGCAGTCGAGCTGCCGAGTCAGTTCATGGAAAACTGGTGCTGGGAGCCGGAAGGTCTCGCACTGATTTCCGGCCACTACGAGTCCGGTGAGCCGCTGCCGCAGGACCTGCTGGAAAAAATGCTCGCAGCGAAGAACTTCCAGTCCGGCCTGATGATGGTGCGTCAGCTGGAGTTCTCGCTGTTCGACTTCGAGCTGCACGCCACTCACGGTGACGGCCGCAGTGTCGCGCAGGTGCTTGAAGGCGTACGCAACGAAGTCTCGGTGATGCGTCCTCCAGCCTACAACCGCTTCCCGAACAGCTTCGCGCACATCTTCGCCGGCGGTTACGCGGCGGGTTACTACAGCTACAAGTGGGCAGAAGTGCTGTCGGCGGATGCCTTCTCCAAGTTCGAAGAAGACGGCGTGCTCAATGCCGACACCGGTCGCGCCTTCCGCGAGGCAATCCTGGCCCGCGGCGGCTCGCAGGAACCGATGGTGCTGTTCGTCGACTTCCGTGGCCGTGAGCCATCGATTGACGCACTCTTGCGCCACAGCGGCCTGAGTGAGGACGCGGCAGCATGA
- a CDS encoding gamma carbonic anhydrase family protein, with product MSLRKYQNHTPRLSQGAFVDGSAVVIGDVEIGEDSSVWPLTVIRGDMHRIRIGARTSVQDGCVLHITHAGPFNPDGFPLLIGDDVTIAHKVMLHGCTVGSRVLIGMGSIVMDGAVVEDDVIIGAGSLVPPGKRLESGFLYVGSPVKQVRPLTDKENAFFTYSAANYVKLKDLHLAEGYDQL from the coding sequence GTGTCCCTTCGCAAGTACCAGAATCACACCCCACGCTTGAGCCAAGGCGCTTTTGTCGACGGCTCCGCGGTGGTGATCGGCGACGTTGAAATCGGTGAAGACAGCTCCGTGTGGCCGCTGACTGTGATCCGCGGCGACATGCACCGCATCCGTATCGGCGCACGCACCAGCGTGCAGGACGGCTGCGTGTTGCACATCACCCACGCCGGCCCGTTCAACCCGGACGGCTTCCCGCTGCTGATCGGTGACGACGTGACCATCGCCCACAAGGTCATGCTGCATGGCTGCACCGTCGGCAGCCGCGTGCTGATCGGCATGGGCAGCATCGTCATGGACGGCGCGGTGGTCGAGGACGACGTGATCATTGGTGCCGGCAGCCTGGTGCCACCGGGCAAGCGCCTGGAAAGCGGTTTCCTGTACGTCGGCAGCCCGGTGAAGCAGGTCCGCCCGCTGACCGACAAGGAAAACGCCTTTTTCACCTACAGCGCGGCGAACTACGTGAAGCTCAAGGACCTGCATCTGGCTGAAGGCTACGACCAGCTCTGA
- a CDS encoding HAD family hydrolase produces MHYQTVLFDLDGTLTDPREGITRSIQFALSKLGIDEPDLTKLEHFIGPPLLQAFMQFYGFDEAKAWEAVNFYRERFKVTGLYENRVFEGVTPLLETLSGQGRQLYIATSKPWVFAREIARHFDFAKHFKVIYGSELDGTRTNKVELIAHLIAEEGLDPANTLMIGDRKHDLIGARSNGLDAAAVGYGFGSHEELSAEAPAYHFETLAELHQAFLQR; encoded by the coding sequence ATGCATTACCAGACCGTACTGTTCGACCTCGATGGCACCCTGACCGATCCGCGCGAGGGCATCACCCGCTCCATCCAGTTCGCTTTGAGCAAGCTTGGTATCGATGAGCCAGACCTGACCAAACTGGAACACTTCATCGGCCCGCCGCTGTTGCAGGCATTCATGCAGTTTTATGGTTTTGATGAAGCCAAGGCCTGGGAGGCTGTGAATTTCTATCGCGAGCGCTTCAAGGTCACCGGGCTGTACGAAAACCGGGTGTTCGAGGGCGTCACGCCGCTGCTGGAAACTCTGAGTGGCCAAGGTCGGCAGCTGTATATAGCGACCTCAAAACCGTGGGTGTTCGCCCGGGAAATCGCCCGGCACTTCGATTTCGCCAAACACTTCAAGGTGATTTACGGCAGCGAACTGGACGGCACCCGCACCAACAAGGTCGAGTTGATTGCCCACCTGATCGCAGAAGAGGGCCTGGATCCGGCCAATACGCTGATGATCGGTGACCGCAAGCACGACCTGATCGGTGCACGCAGCAACGGGCTGGATGCAGCGGCCGTGGGATATGGTTTTGGCAGTCATGAAGAGCTGAGCGCTGAAGCGCCGGCTTATCACTTTGAAACCCTGGCCGAGTTGCATCAGGCGTTTTTGCAGCGCTGA